One stretch of Halapricum desulfuricans DNA includes these proteins:
- a CDS encoding mandelate racemase/muconate lactonizing enzyme family protein translates to MSREYRRLHDPNAEYTMRNLSAETMGVTRSRGGDRDVEITDVQTTMVDGNFPWTLLRVYTDAGVVGTGEAYWGAGVPELVDRMTPFLVGENPLDIDRLYEHLIQKMSGEGSIEGVTVTAIAGIEIALHDLAGKLLELPAYQLLGGKYRDEVRVYNDCHTEAEADPEACADEAERVVEQLGYDALKFDLDVPSGHERDRANRHLRGAEIEHKVEIVEAVTERVGDRADVAFDCHWSYSGGSARRLADALEAYDVWWLEDPVPPENLDVQREITRSTTTPIAAGENRYRVTEHRRLLEDQAVDIVAPDLPKVGGMRETRKIADVANQYYVPVAMHNVSSPVATVASAHVGAAIPNALAVEFHSYELDWWDDLVEEPVIEDGSITVPEKPGLGVTLDMDAVAEHMVDGEQLFDEQ, encoded by the coding sequence ATGAGCCGTGAATACCGCCGCCTGCACGACCCGAACGCCGAGTACACGATGCGGAACCTCTCCGCGGAGACGATGGGCGTCACGCGCTCGCGCGGCGGTGACCGCGACGTCGAGATCACCGATGTCCAGACGACGATGGTCGACGGGAACTTCCCGTGGACGCTCCTCAGAGTCTACACCGACGCCGGGGTCGTCGGCACCGGCGAGGCCTACTGGGGGGCGGGCGTGCCCGAACTGGTCGACCGGATGACGCCGTTTCTCGTCGGGGAGAACCCGCTGGATATCGACCGCCTGTACGAGCACCTGATCCAGAAGATGTCCGGCGAGGGATCGATCGAGGGCGTCACCGTCACCGCGATCGCCGGGATCGAGATCGCGCTGCACGACCTGGCGGGCAAGCTCCTCGAGCTACCCGCCTACCAGTTGCTCGGCGGGAAATACCGTGACGAAGTGCGCGTCTACAACGACTGTCACACCGAAGCCGAGGCCGATCCCGAGGCCTGCGCCGACGAGGCCGAGCGCGTCGTCGAGCAGCTCGGCTACGACGCGCTGAAGTTCGATCTGGACGTGCCAAGTGGCCACGAGAGAGACCGCGCGAATCGTCATCTCCGCGGGGCCGAGATCGAACACAAGGTCGAGATCGTCGAGGCCGTCACCGAACGCGTCGGCGACCGGGCGGACGTCGCCTTCGACTGTCACTGGAGCTATTCCGGCGGGTCGGCCAGGCGGCTGGCCGACGCCCTTGAAGCATACGACGTCTGGTGGCTCGAGGATCCGGTCCCGCCGGAGAACCTCGACGTCCAGCGCGAGATAACCCGGTCGACGACCACGCCGATCGCCGCCGGGGAGAACCGCTATCGCGTGACCGAACACCGCCGGCTCCTCGAAGACCAGGCCGTCGACATCGTCGCGCCGGACCTGCCGAAAGTCGGCGGGATGCGCGAGACCAGAAAGATCGCCGACGTCGCCAACCAGTACTACGTGCCCGTGGCGATGCACAACGTCTCCTCGCCGGTGGCGACGGTGGCCAGCGCCCACGTCGGCGCGGCCATCCCGAACGCGCTGGCGGTCGAGTTCCACAGCTACGAACTCGACTGGTGGGACGATCTCGTCGAAGAACCCGTCATCGAAGACGGGTCCATCACGGTCCCCGAGAAGCCGGGACTGGGCGTGACGCTCGATATGGACGCCGTCGCGGAGCACATGGTCGACGGCGAACAATTGTTCGACGAGCAGTGA
- a CDS encoding 50S ribosomal protein L11 codes for MAGTIEVLVPGGQADPGPPLGPELGPTPVDVQAVVQEINDQTAAFDGTEVPVTVEYEDDGSFEIEVGVPPTAELVKDEAGFETGSGEPHEEFVADLSVDQVKQIAEQKHPDLLSYDLKAAAKEVVGTCTSLGVTIEGNDPREFKERIDDGEYDDVFAEEAAA; via the coding sequence ATGGCAGGCACAATCGAAGTTCTCGTTCCGGGCGGCCAGGCCGATCCCGGCCCGCCGCTCGGCCCCGAACTCGGGCCGACCCCCGTAGACGTGCAGGCAGTCGTCCAGGAGATCAACGATCAGACCGCGGCCTTCGACGGCACTGAAGTCCCCGTTACCGTCGAGTACGAGGACGACGGTTCCTTCGAGATCGAGGTCGGCGTCCCGCCGACAGCCGAACTGGTCAAAGACGAGGCCGGCTTCGAGACCGGCAGCGGCGAGCCCCACGAGGAGTTCGTCGCCGACCTCTCGGTCGATCAGGTCAAGCAGATCGCGGAGCAGAAACACCCCGACCTGCTTTCCTACGATCTCAAGGCCGCGGCCAAGGAAGTCGTCGGCACGTGCACCTCGCTGGGCGTTACCATCGAGGGCAACGATCCTCGCGAATTCAAAGAGCGGATCGACGACGGCGAGTACGACGACGTGTTTGCCGAAGAAGCCGCCGCATAG
- a CDS encoding OBG GTPase family GTP-binding protein, with amino-acid sequence MGLEEEIEELEQEIADTPYNKATEEHIGRLKAKLAEKKDKLETQQSGSGGGPGYAVEKHGDATVALVGFPSVGKSTLINAMTNADSEVGEYEFTTLNVNPGMLQYKGANIQMLDVPGLIEGAAGGRGGGKEVLSVVRTADLIVFVLSVFEIEQYERLSEELYRNKVRLDADPPNVSVRKKHKDGITVNASVDLDLDEQTIKSVLREHDYVNADVTIGEHVDIDRLIDGIMDNREYLPSIVTVNKADLIEPDYKDTVDENLREHGIDPDDAIFISAELEKGLEALKERIYDELGLIRIYMDKPGRGVDYEDPLMLFEGDTVGDACRKIGGRFDERFRFARVSGPSAKHDDQQVGRDHELADEDVLRIVVNR; translated from the coding sequence ATGGGGCTCGAAGAGGAGATCGAGGAACTCGAGCAGGAGATCGCCGATACGCCCTACAACAAGGCGACCGAGGAGCACATCGGCCGTCTGAAGGCCAAACTCGCCGAGAAGAAAGACAAACTCGAGACCCAGCAGTCGGGATCGGGCGGCGGCCCGGGCTACGCCGTCGAGAAACACGGCGACGCGACCGTCGCGCTGGTCGGCTTCCCCAGCGTCGGCAAATCGACGCTCATCAACGCGATGACCAACGCCGACAGCGAGGTCGGCGAGTACGAGTTCACCACGCTGAACGTCAACCCCGGCATGCTCCAGTACAAGGGCGCGAACATCCAGATGCTCGACGTGCCCGGGCTGATCGAAGGTGCGGCCGGCGGCCGCGGTGGCGGCAAGGAAGTCCTCTCTGTCGTCCGGACGGCCGACCTGATCGTGTTCGTCCTCTCGGTGTTCGAGATCGAGCAGTACGAGCGCCTCAGTGAGGAGCTCTACCGGAACAAGGTCCGGCTTGACGCCGATCCCCCGAACGTCTCGGTCCGGAAAAAGCACAAGGACGGAATCACCGTCAACGCCTCGGTCGACCTGGACCTCGACGAGCAGACGATCAAGAGCGTCCTGCGCGAGCACGATTACGTCAACGCCGACGTCACCATCGGCGAGCACGTCGATATCGACCGACTCATCGACGGGATCATGGACAACCGCGAGTACCTCCCGTCGATCGTGACAGTCAACAAGGCCGATCTCATCGAGCCCGACTACAAGGACACTGTCGACGAGAACCTCCGCGAACACGGGATCGACCCCGACGACGCGATTTTCATCAGCGCCGAACTGGAGAAGGGCCTCGAGGCGCTGAAAGAGCGAATCTACGACGAACTCGGGCTGATCCGGATCTACATGGACAAGCCCGGACGCGGCGTCGACTACGAAGATCCGCTGATGCTGTTCGAGGGCGACACCGTCGGGGACGCCTGCAGGAAAATCGGCGGTCGTTTCGACGAGCGGTTCCGGTTCGCCCGCGTCTCCGGCCCCAGCGCCAAACATGACGACCAACAGGTCGGGCGCGACCACGAACTGGCCGACGAGGACGTCCTCCGGATCGTCGTCAACCGTTGA
- a CDS encoding acylphosphatase, translating into MSDRTRAHVFVTGRVQGVFFRATTRDTAHQQDVDGWVKNLDDGRVEAVFEGTEDDVESMIEFCHDGSPQARVEGVEVEYGQPRGLDGFEIRY; encoded by the coding sequence ATGAGCGACCGCACTCGCGCACACGTGTTCGTCACCGGCCGCGTCCAGGGCGTGTTCTTCCGTGCGACGACCCGTGACACCGCTCACCAGCAAGACGTCGACGGGTGGGTGAAGAACCTCGACGACGGCCGCGTCGAAGCCGTCTTCGAGGGGACCGAAGACGATGTCGAATCGATGATCGAATTCTGTCACGACGGGAGCCCACAGGCCCGCGTCGAAGGCGTCGAGGTCGAGTACGGACAGCCACGGGGACTGGACGGCTTCGAGATCAGATACTGA